Proteins from one Nitrobacteraceae bacterium AZCC 2146 genomic window:
- a CDS encoding methyl-accepting chemotaxis protein (product_source=COG0840; cath_funfam=1.10.287.950; cog=COG0840; pfam=PF00015,PF00672; smart=SM00283,SM00304; superfamily=58104; transmembrane_helix_parts=Inside_1_25,TMhelix_26_48,Outside_49_340,TMhelix_341_363,Inside_364_714) has translation MALTSIIGNFGRFGFSRPRWGIRGSLFAAFAVIAGMAIVISVGAGVILGQLGEMMTNLSGRDIPKLTASLQLATASENLASQGPTLLASGSADALKDRSQKMRETHKIAVEKLDAIAKLGADKAVVAALGDTVKNIEDTIRSLGAAAQERLDAAAQHQKLYEELREAETLFVSMSAPALMDAQGSMTAALRSANFSRDNAAEVAKTIEQVGDIVASTNLIASDLMSALSVNKAEALTPIERTFQAGQRRVKSMLDSVANVSGADDLKDSALKVLALGDGKNSVFKVRQKEIDAAEYGELILDETRKLNLGLGISVKQLVDNVRVETEASTLQARQTISLATQVMLGLGALTLIGSALFVWLYVGRSILRRIAQLQRAMQRLSSGDLETEIARSRQQDEIAVMANSLEIFRESMINARVLSAEQDQDRIAKSERASRIETRIVDFEATVRAALDKLQTSANSMQTTAQSMSATADRSSALVSAVASAAEETSVNVQTVSAGTEQLSSSISEISRQVVSSAEIAAKAVSEAGQTDTTMQGLAENANRISTVIDLIQTIASQTNLLALNATIEAARAGDAGRGFAVVASEVKSLANQTAKATDEIRSQIASMQQVTATAVGAIRNIGQTIAEINDVSSAIAAAVEQQGAATREIARNIQHAAGGTSEVSSNIVGVSEASLQAGTAANDVLGASGDLRREADILRDEIDVFLSNIRAA, from the coding sequence ATGGCGTTGACGTCGATCATCGGAAACTTCGGCCGGTTCGGTTTTTCACGACCACGCTGGGGCATCCGGGGCAGCCTGTTCGCCGCCTTTGCCGTAATCGCGGGCATGGCGATCGTCATCAGCGTCGGCGCCGGGGTGATTCTCGGCCAGCTCGGCGAGATGATGACCAATCTGAGCGGACGCGACATCCCGAAGTTGACGGCAAGCCTGCAGCTGGCGACGGCCAGCGAAAACCTGGCAAGTCAGGGGCCGACTTTGCTGGCGTCGGGCAGCGCGGATGCGCTGAAGGACCGCTCGCAGAAAATGCGGGAAACCCACAAGATTGCCGTCGAAAAACTCGACGCAATTGCCAAGCTCGGCGCCGACAAGGCCGTCGTCGCGGCCCTCGGTGACACCGTGAAGAATATCGAGGATACGATTCGCAGCCTTGGCGCGGCGGCCCAGGAACGGCTCGATGCCGCCGCCCAGCACCAGAAACTTTATGAGGAATTGCGCGAGGCAGAGACCCTTTTCGTGTCGATGTCTGCGCCAGCGCTGATGGACGCCCAGGGAAGCATGACCGCAGCGCTGCGGTCCGCGAACTTTTCGCGGGACAATGCGGCGGAAGTCGCCAAGACCATCGAGCAGGTCGGCGATATCGTCGCCAGCACCAACCTGATCGCCTCCGACCTGATGTCCGCGCTCTCGGTGAACAAAGCCGAAGCGCTCACCCCGATCGAACGGACGTTCCAGGCCGGGCAGCGACGCGTCAAATCGATGCTCGATTCGGTCGCCAATGTGAGCGGCGCCGATGACCTGAAGGACTCCGCGCTGAAAGTGCTGGCCCTGGGCGATGGCAAAAACAGTGTCTTCAAGGTGCGCCAGAAAGAAATCGATGCCGCCGAATATGGCGAGCTGATCCTCGACGAAACCCGCAAGCTCAATCTTGGCCTCGGCATCAGCGTCAAGCAGCTGGTCGACAATGTGCGCGTCGAGACCGAAGCTTCGACCTTGCAGGCGCGGCAGACAATTTCGCTCGCTACCCAGGTGATGCTCGGATTGGGTGCCCTGACCCTGATCGGATCGGCGCTGTTCGTCTGGCTCTATGTCGGCCGCAGCATCCTGCGCCGGATCGCTCAGCTGCAGCGCGCGATGCAGCGGCTGTCCAGCGGCGACCTCGAAACCGAGATCGCCCGCAGCCGGCAGCAGGACGAGATCGCCGTGATGGCCAATTCGCTGGAGATTTTCCGCGAGAGCATGATCAATGCGCGCGTGCTGAGCGCCGAACAGGACCAGGACCGTATCGCCAAGTCCGAACGCGCCTCGCGAATCGAAACGCGCATCGTCGATTTCGAAGCCACGGTTCGCGCAGCACTCGACAAACTGCAGACCTCAGCCAATTCCATGCAGACCACGGCCCAGAGCATGTCGGCGACCGCCGATCGCTCCAGCGCGCTGGTCAGCGCGGTGGCCTCCGCCGCCGAGGAAACCTCGGTGAACGTGCAGACCGTCTCCGCCGGAACCGAGCAATTGTCGTCGTCGATTTCCGAAATCAGCCGCCAGGTGGTCAGTTCGGCTGAAATCGCCGCCAAGGCCGTCAGCGAAGCCGGCCAGACCGACACTACGATGCAGGGCCTGGCCGAGAACGCCAACCGCATCAGCACCGTGATCGATCTGATCCAGACCATCGCCTCGCAGACCAACCTGCTGGCGCTGAACGCGACCATCGAAGCCGCGCGCGCCGGCGATGCCGGCCGAGGTTTTGCCGTGGTGGCGTCCGAGGTGAAGAGCCTCGCCAATCAAACCGCGAAGGCCACCGACGAAATCCGCTCGCAGATCGCTTCGATGCAGCAGGTGACGGCAACCGCGGTCGGCGCGATCCGGAACATCGGCCAGACCATCGCCGAGATCAACGACGTCAGCTCCGCGATCGCCGCCGCCGTGGAACAGCAGGGCGCGGCCACCCGCGAGATCGCCCGCAACATCCAGCACGCCGCGGGCGGCACCAGCGAAGTGTCGAGCAACATCGTCGGCGTCAGCGAAGCATCGCTTCAGGCAGGAACTGCTGCGAACGACGTGCTCGGCGCCTCCGGCGACCTGCGTCGCGAGGCGGATATTCTGCGCGACGAAATCGATGTCTTTTTGTCGAACATTCGCGCGGCATAA
- a CDS encoding outer membrane immunogenic protein (product_source=KO:K16079; cleavage_site_network=SignalP-noTM; cog=COG3637; ko=KO:K16079; pfam=PF13505; smart=SM00869; superfamily=56925; tigrfam=TIGR03304; transmembrane_helix_parts=Inside_1_4,TMhelix_5_27,Outside_28_237) gives MKNFLLGTVALVALGATVPALAADLAARPYTKAPAYVAAPIYNWTGFYIGGHVGGAFNGNNGFSGVANNNNDGKFLGGVQGGYDYQFAPNWVLGIEAEYSWLSDSSNNVVFPGAYVYNNNLKGLGSVTGRIGYTWGPALLYVKGGYGFADFNQSVVGPTAIAINGGGKDGYTVGAGLEYLFTQNWSGKVEYQYYDFGKTSFATAPLAAFGSTRNDEHTVKAGLNYRFNWGGPVVAKY, from the coding sequence ATGAAGAACTTCCTTCTGGGTACTGTGGCCCTCGTCGCCCTCGGCGCGACTGTGCCAGCACTTGCAGCCGATCTCGCAGCTCGCCCCTACACGAAGGCCCCGGCCTACGTCGCTGCCCCGATCTACAACTGGACCGGCTTCTACATCGGCGGTCACGTCGGTGGCGCGTTCAACGGCAACAACGGCTTCTCGGGCGTTGCCAACAACAACAACGATGGCAAGTTCCTGGGCGGCGTCCAGGGCGGCTACGACTACCAGTTCGCTCCGAACTGGGTTCTCGGCATCGAAGCTGAGTACAGCTGGCTCAGCGACAGCAGCAACAATGTCGTGTTCCCCGGCGCTTATGTCTACAACAACAACCTGAAGGGCCTCGGCTCGGTCACCGGCCGTATCGGCTACACTTGGGGCCCGGCCCTGCTGTACGTCAAGGGCGGTTACGGCTTCGCCGATTTCAACCAGTCCGTGGTTGGTCCGACCGCGATCGCCATCAATGGCGGCGGCAAGGATGGCTACACCGTCGGCGCTGGCCTGGAATACCTGTTCACCCAGAATTGGTCGGGCAAGGTCGAGTACCAGTACTACGACTTCGGCAAGACCTCCTTCGCTACGGCTCCGCTGGCCGCGTTCGGTTCGACCCGCAACGACGAGCACACCGTCAAGGCTGGCCTGAACTACCGCTTCAACTGGGGTGGCCCGGTCGTCGCGAAGTATTGA
- a CDS encoding hypothetical protein (product_source=Hypo-rule applied) codes for MQVERILREYGHFLRPMSEAPRDGQRILGHAAHARHLVSCYWETRPTVLIGPNWVEEKDSPGGYLDRYFDGWINPREFRLLDAVAVSRLLVAYIDDVRAADNLEALKVLEQAET; via the coding sequence ATGCAGGTCGAGCGGATTTTACGTGAGTACGGCCACTTTCTCCGGCCGATGAGCGAGGCGCCACGGGACGGACAACGGATCTTGGGACATGCTGCCCACGCCAGGCATCTGGTCTCGTGTTACTGGGAAACCCGGCCGACGGTTCTCATCGGCCCGAATTGGGTTGAAGAGAAAGACAGCCCCGGCGGCTATCTCGATCGCTATTTCGATGGCTGGATCAATCCGCGCGAGTTCAGGCTTCTCGACGCCGTCGCGGTTAGCCGGCTGCTGGTCGCCTATATCGACGATGTCCGTGCAGCGGATAATCTTGAAGCGTTGAAGGTGCTGGAGCAGGCGGAGACGTGA
- a CDS encoding hypothetical protein (product_source=Hypo-rule applied; cath_funfam=2.30.130.10), with protein sequence MVIRIDWTGMWVACGVVRRSRLISPAPQLRFPPLQVFTQRIAQPILAGNFAITGAFGRFVGHGTRKSVNGFLKVQRLQGSTGYPRG encoded by the coding sequence ATGGTCATCCGGATCGATTGGACCGGCATGTGGGTCGCTTGTGGCGTCGTTCGTAGGAGTCGGCTGATCAGCCCGGCCCCGCAACTGCGATTTCCGCCGCTTCAGGTTTTCACGCAGCGCATTGCGCAGCCGATTCTGGCGGGCAATTTCGCGATCACTGGGGCGTTCGGTCGGTTTGTCGGTCATGGCACGCGAAAGTCGGTCAACGGATTCCTGAAGGTCCAGCGCCTCCAGGGCAGCACCGGATATCCACGCGGTTGA
- a CDS encoding thioredoxin reductase (NADPH) (product_source=KO:K00384; cath_funfam=2.60.120.10,3.50.50.60; cog=COG0492,COG0664; ko=KO:K00384; pfam=PF00027,PF07992; smart=SM00100; superfamily=51206,51905) → MSSESTAQKAAAPRPALPPRHDQTFPALTAAEIERMRRFGKVRHYKDGERLFETGKPGPGMFVVLAGHVAITQRDGLGRITPVADQGAGQFIAEIGQLSGRAALVDAYAEGDAETLLIPPERLRALLVAEADLGERIMRALILRRVNLIQGGVGGPVLIGAANTRDVVRLQGFLTRNGYPHHLLDPAADKDAADLIARYTPSPQDLPLAVVADGTVLRNPSVSDLARAMGMIGHIEKGKLYDVAIVGSGPAGLSTAVYAASEGLSVAVCDSRSFGGQAGASARIENYLGFPTGISGLALTARAFNQAQKFGADIMIPVAVMSLDCARVDDVFALTLDDGDVLRAKSVVVASGARYRRPAIERLSDFEGRGVWYWASPIEARLCKEQEVILVGGGNSAGQAAVFLAAHARKVHMVIRGGGLGASMSRYLIERIEATPNIELVFNTEVVGLEGAGDAGLERVVSRSRLSGEETTMDIRNLFLFVGADPATGWLDDCGVTLDRGGFIVTGAPSDGRPVQALETSVPGVFAVGDVRSGSVKRVGGAIGEGAQVVAALHGFLGDTAKPAL, encoded by the coding sequence ATGTCTTCAGAATCCACAGCGCAAAAGGCTGCCGCGCCGCGCCCTGCGCTCCCGCCCCGACACGACCAGACCTTTCCGGCGCTGACGGCGGCCGAAATCGAGCGGATGCGCCGGTTTGGCAAGGTCAGGCACTATAAGGACGGCGAACGGCTGTTCGAGACCGGCAAGCCCGGGCCGGGCATGTTCGTGGTGCTGGCCGGTCATGTCGCCATCACCCAGCGCGATGGCCTTGGTCGCATCACACCGGTGGCCGATCAGGGCGCCGGGCAGTTTATTGCGGAGATCGGCCAGCTCTCCGGTCGCGCGGCGCTGGTAGATGCCTATGCCGAGGGCGACGCCGAAACCCTGTTGATCCCGCCGGAGCGGCTGCGCGCGCTATTGGTCGCGGAAGCCGATCTCGGCGAACGCATCATGCGGGCGCTGATCCTGCGTCGGGTCAACCTGATTCAGGGCGGCGTCGGCGGTCCGGTGCTGATCGGCGCGGCGAACACCCGCGACGTGGTCCGTCTGCAGGGCTTTCTCACCCGCAATGGTTATCCGCATCATCTGCTCGATCCCGCCGCCGACAAGGACGCTGCCGATCTGATCGCACGCTACACGCCTTCGCCGCAGGATTTGCCGCTGGCGGTGGTCGCCGACGGCACGGTACTGCGCAATCCCTCCGTGTCCGACCTCGCTCGCGCGATGGGCATGATTGGCCACATCGAAAAGGGCAAGCTTTACGATGTCGCCATTGTCGGCAGCGGTCCCGCCGGCCTGTCCACCGCGGTGTATGCCGCTTCCGAAGGGCTCTCGGTCGCAGTCTGCGATTCCCGATCATTCGGCGGCCAGGCCGGCGCCAGCGCGCGGATCGAGAACTACCTCGGCTTTCCGACCGGCATATCGGGCCTGGCGCTGACCGCGCGAGCCTTCAACCAGGCGCAGAAATTCGGCGCCGACATAATGATCCCGGTGGCGGTGATGTCGTTGGACTGTGCCCGCGTCGATGATGTCTTTGCGCTGACGTTGGACGACGGCGACGTGTTGCGCGCCAAATCCGTGGTGGTGGCGAGCGGCGCGCGCTACCGCCGCCCGGCTATCGAAAGACTTTCCGATTTCGAGGGGCGCGGCGTCTGGTACTGGGCGTCGCCAATCGAGGCACGGCTCTGCAAGGAGCAGGAAGTGATCCTGGTCGGCGGCGGCAATTCCGCAGGGCAGGCGGCGGTGTTTCTCGCGGCCCATGCCCGCAAGGTCCACATGGTGATCCGTGGCGGCGGACTTGGCGCCAGCATGTCGCGCTATCTGATCGAGCGCATCGAGGCGACGCCGAATATCGAGCTGGTGTTCAATACCGAGGTGGTCGGGCTCGAAGGCGCCGGGGATGCCGGACTGGAGCGTGTGGTTTCGCGCAGCCGACTGTCCGGCGAAGAGACCACCATGGACATCCGCAATCTGTTCCTGTTCGTCGGCGCCGATCCCGCCACCGGCTGGCTCGACGATTGCGGTGTGACCCTGGATCGCGGCGGCTTCATCGTCACCGGCGCGCCGTCCGATGGGCGGCCGGTTCAGGCGCTGGAGACTTCGGTGCCCGGCGTGTTCGCCGTCGGCGACGTCCGTTCGGGCTCGGTCAAGCGCGTCGGCGGCGCCATCGGCGAGGGCGCGCAAGTGGTGGCGGCGCTGCACGGATTTCTCGGCGACACTGCCAAGCCGGCGCTCTAG
- a CDS encoding uncharacterized protein (TIGR02118 family) (product_source=TIGR02118; cog=COG5470; pfam=PF07110; superfamily=54909; tigrfam=TIGR02118), with amino-acid sequence MAELVVAYKTPADSAAFDKYYAETHIALAKKMPGLKNYQISQGAVAGPGGPTGVHLVATLTFDSVAAIQAAFASPEGQAAVADVPKFATGGADIMFFDARDV; translated from the coding sequence ATGGCTGAACTTGTCGTCGCCTACAAGACCCCCGCCGATTCCGCTGCTTTCGATAAATACTATGCCGAGACCCACATCGCGCTTGCGAAGAAAATGCCCGGCCTGAAGAACTATCAGATCAGCCAGGGCGCCGTCGCCGGCCCCGGCGGTCCGACGGGGGTACATCTGGTTGCCACGCTGACCTTCGACAGCGTCGCTGCGATCCAGGCGGCTTTTGCCAGCCCCGAAGGCCAGGCCGCAGTGGCCGACGTGCCGAAGTTTGCGACCGGTGGCGCCGACATCATGTTCTTCGACGCACGCGACGTGTAA
- a CDS encoding hypothetical protein (product_source=Hypo-rule applied; cath_funfam=3.30.40.10; pfam=PF02148; smart=SM00290; superfamily=57850) — translation MAKPCTHISGIRDVTPSALGCEECLKSGSVWLHLRICRTCGHVGCCDDSPNKHATKHFHATRHPVIEGYDPPEGWGWCYVDEVMFDLSNRKTPHNGPIPRYY, via the coding sequence GTGGCCAAACCCTGCACGCATATTTCGGGAATTCGCGATGTCACGCCGAGCGCGCTCGGCTGCGAGGAGTGCCTGAAGAGCGGCAGTGTTTGGCTGCATCTGCGGATTTGCCGGACCTGTGGCCATGTCGGCTGCTGCGACGATTCGCCGAACAAGCATGCGACGAAGCATTTCCATGCCACCAGACACCCGGTCATCGAAGGCTACGATCCGCCGGAAGGGTGGGGCTGGTGCTACGTCGATGAGGTGATGTTCGATCTGTCGAACCGCAAGACGCCGCATAACGGTCCGATCCCGCGCTATTATTGA
- a CDS encoding DNA-binding NarL/FixJ family response regulator (product_source=COG2197; cog=COG2197; superfamily=48498): MKKEQSRRRIFAEQLVRKRFQRAKAEGDLPKNSDPADLARYLRAVICGMAVQSADGATRKELQKTAEMAMLVWPA, encoded by the coding sequence TTGAAAAAAGAGCAGAGCCGACGGCGGATCTTCGCCGAGCAACTGGTACGCAAGCGATTTCAGCGGGCGAAGGCGGAAGGCGACCTGCCGAAAAATTCAGATCCCGCCGATCTGGCGCGCTATCTGCGCGCGGTGATCTGCGGCATGGCGGTACAATCCGCCGACGGCGCGACCCGCAAGGAATTGCAGAAGACGGCCGAGATGGCGATGCTGGTCTGGCCGGCGTGA
- a CDS encoding pimeloyl-ACP methyl ester carboxylesterase (product_source=COG0596; cath_funfam=3.40.50.1820; cog=COG0596; superfamily=53474): protein MPMLVLTGEKASGEGLITQAKLVATNVDGVVIKGSGHWLMEEAPDQVIPKLVEFLNR, encoded by the coding sequence ATGCCCATGCTGGTTCTGACCGGCGAAAAAGCCTCTGGCGAAGGCCTGATTACGCAGGCGAAGCTGGTCGCCACCAATGTCGATGGGGTTGTCATCAAAGGGTCAGGACATTGGTTGATGGAAGAGGCGCCGGACCAGGTGATTCCGAAGCTCGTCGAATTTCTGAATCGCTAG
- a CDS encoding hypothetical protein (product_source=Hypo-rule applied; smart=SM01419; superfamily=52058; transmembrane_helix_parts=Outside_1_14,TMhelix_15_37,Inside_38_43,TMhelix_44_66,Outside_67_70,TMhelix_71_93,Inside_94_99,TMhelix_100_122,Outside_123_141,TMhelix_142_161,Inside_162_172): MGRVMVLGMSLATFTLVHVIISLVAIVSGLVVMFGLLGSNRMSGLTALFLVTTILTSVTGFFFPFTQLLPSHIVGILSLVLLAIACFALYGQNLSGAWRWIYVLTAMISLYLNVFVLVIQSFLKIGPLHALAPSVPPSEPPFAVVQGIVLVFFIVVIIGAVRRFRPPAVITF, from the coding sequence ATGGGGCGTGTCATGGTTTTGGGTATGAGTCTGGCAACATTCACTCTGGTGCATGTGATTATAAGTCTGGTCGCGATCGTGTCGGGCCTCGTCGTCATGTTCGGACTTCTCGGCTCCAACCGGATGAGCGGCTTGACCGCGCTGTTTCTGGTGACGACGATACTGACCAGCGTTACCGGTTTCTTTTTCCCGTTCACGCAATTGCTGCCGTCGCACATAGTTGGCATTCTTTCGCTGGTGCTGCTGGCAATCGCGTGTTTTGCGCTCTACGGCCAGAATCTTTCCGGCGCATGGCGCTGGATCTATGTCCTGACCGCGATGATCTCGCTCTATCTCAACGTGTTCGTGCTGGTCATCCAGAGCTTCCTGAAGATCGGCCCGTTGCATGCGCTGGCGCCGAGCGTGCCGCCAAGCGAACCGCCATTCGCCGTCGTCCAGGGCATCGTGCTGGTGTTCTTCATCGTTGTGATCATCGGCGCGGTCAGAAGGTTTCGCCCGCCGGCGGTGATCACTTTCTGA
- a CDS encoding non-heme chloroperoxidase (product_source=KO:K00433; cath_funfam=3.40.50.1820; cog=COG0596; ko=KO:K00433; pfam=PF00561; superfamily=53474), whose translation MAFIKTKDGTEIFYKDWGTGQPIVFSHGWPLSADDWDAQMLFFLGKGFRVIAHDRRGHGRSSQTGDGHDMDHYADDLAALTAHLDLKNAVHVGHSTGGGEVAHYLGRHGESRVAKAVLISAVPPIMVKTANNSGGLPKEVFDGLQAQLAANRSQFYRDLPAGPFYGFNRPGAKASEAIIQNWWRQGMMGGAKAHYDGIVAFSQTDFTEDLKKITVPVLVMHGDDDQIVPYADSAPLSAKLVKNGTLKTYKGFPHGMPTTEAETINADLLAFIKS comes from the coding sequence ATGGCTTTCATCAAAACCAAAGATGGCACCGAGATTTTTTACAAGGACTGGGGCACCGGACAGCCCATCGTTTTCAGTCACGGCTGGCCGCTGTCGGCGGACGATTGGGACGCGCAAATGCTTTTCTTTTTGGGGAAAGGCTTCCGCGTCATCGCTCATGACCGGCGCGGTCACGGCCGCTCCAGCCAGACCGGGGATGGTCATGATATGGACCACTATGCCGACGATCTGGCTGCGCTGACGGCGCATCTCGATCTGAAAAACGCGGTGCATGTGGGCCACTCCACGGGCGGTGGCGAGGTCGCGCATTATCTGGGGCGTCACGGCGAAAGCCGGGTCGCCAAGGCCGTTCTCATCAGCGCGGTGCCGCCGATCATGGTGAAAACCGCCAACAACTCCGGCGGTCTGCCGAAAGAAGTGTTTGATGGGCTGCAGGCGCAGCTTGCCGCCAACCGCTCCCAATTCTACCGCGATCTGCCGGCCGGGCCATTCTACGGCTTCAACCGGCCGGGCGCGAAAGCGTCGGAAGCCATCATCCAGAATTGGTGGCGCCAGGGCATGATGGGCGGTGCCAAGGCGCACTACGACGGCATCGTCGCCTTCTCTCAGACAGACTTCACCGAAGACCTCAAGAAGATCACGGTGCCAGTTCTGGTGATGCACGGTGACGACGATCAAATCGTGCCGTATGCCGATTCCGCGCCGCTGAGTGCCAAGCTGGTGAAAAATGGCACCTTGAAAACCTACAAAGGTTTTCCGCACGGCATGCCTACGACAGAAGCCGAGACGATCAACGCCGATCTGCTGGCCTTCATCAAGAGCTGA
- a CDS encoding AcrR family transcriptional regulator (product_source=COG1309; cath_funfam=1.10.10.60; cog=COG1309; pfam=PF00440,PF17754; superfamily=46689,48498) → MVTKNSAKPRKPNAEIKPAPLLTLGLRERKRQQTRDRLTKVAMELFLARGFEATTLDDIAAAAEISRRSFFHYFASKEDLVLAWQDGSTDALVTAIAERPAAESMLSAAENAILAMARQFKPDEAIALARLKRDNPALRAREQVKYEKMERAMATALEKRASDKAEQLRARLVAMMTTGAIRVASENWLAQGAQEKPEALVKRTFKTIRAILEEPPAHRSKI, encoded by the coding sequence GTGGTTACCAAGAATTCAGCTAAGCCACGGAAACCAAACGCGGAAATAAAACCCGCGCCTTTGCTGACGCTTGGCCTGCGCGAACGCAAGCGCCAGCAAACCCGGGACCGGTTGACCAAAGTCGCCATGGAGCTGTTTCTGGCGCGCGGCTTCGAGGCGACCACGCTGGACGACATTGCCGCCGCCGCGGAGATTTCACGCCGCAGTTTCTTTCACTATTTCGCATCGAAAGAGGACCTCGTGCTGGCGTGGCAGGATGGCAGCACGGATGCGTTGGTCACGGCCATCGCGGAGCGGCCGGCGGCGGAATCGATGCTGTCGGCCGCGGAAAATGCCATCCTGGCGATGGCCCGGCAGTTCAAGCCGGACGAGGCGATCGCCCTGGCTCGCCTGAAACGCGACAATCCCGCCTTGCGGGCGCGTGAACAGGTCAAATACGAGAAGATGGAGCGCGCGATGGCGACTGCGCTCGAAAAGCGCGCCAGCGACAAGGCCGAGCAGCTTCGCGCCCGTCTGGTCGCGATGATGACCACGGGAGCCATCCGCGTCGCGAGCGAGAACTGGCTGGCGCAGGGCGCGCAGGAAAAACCCGAAGCCCTGGTCAAGCGCACCTTCAAAACAATACGGGCGATTCTCGAGGAACCGCCCGCACACAGATCGAAGATTTAA
- a CDS encoding NAD(P)-dependent dehydrogenase (short-subunit alcohol dehydrogenase family) (product_source=COG1028; cath_funfam=3.40.50.720; cog=COG1028; pfam=PF00106; superfamily=51735): MTDWTIDDIPPMTGKLAVVTGATGGLGYETALALAGAGAEVVLTGRNEAKGRDATGRISDRFPGALVSYETLDLASLASVADFTRRFTAMYASLDLLVNNAGVMSLPQRQVTADGFEMQFGTNYLGHYALTAHLLPALRRGSGPRIVNLSSLAHRTGVIDFDDLQGARKYTPWKAYCQSKLAMLIFALELQRRSDAAGWGLMSNAAHPGYARTDLIPNGPGAKGLMWQISKALQPLMSHSAAAGALPTLFAATSPEAKPGGYYGPNGFYELKGPPVSAKIMPRAQDAAVAARLWDVSAALTGVSFDQAALAA; the protein is encoded by the coding sequence ATGACCGACTGGACCATCGACGACATTCCACCCATGACCGGTAAGCTTGCGGTGGTGACCGGCGCCACCGGTGGTCTCGGCTATGAAACCGCGCTGGCGCTCGCGGGGGCGGGCGCAGAAGTCGTGCTCACCGGTCGCAACGAGGCGAAGGGCCGCGATGCGACCGGCAGAATTTCCGACCGGTTTCCCGGTGCCCTCGTCAGCTATGAAACCCTCGATCTGGCAAGCCTTGCTTCCGTAGCCGATTTCACGCGCCGCTTCACAGCGATGTATGCGTCGCTCGATCTGCTCGTCAACAATGCCGGCGTGATGTCGCTGCCGCAGCGGCAGGTCACCGCCGACGGTTTCGAGATGCAGTTCGGTACCAATTATCTCGGCCATTACGCGCTGACGGCGCATCTGCTTCCGGCGCTTCGTCGTGGCAGCGGGCCGCGTATCGTCAATCTCAGCAGCCTCGCGCATCGCACAGGTGTGATCGATTTCGACGATCTGCAGGGCGCACGCAAATACACGCCGTGGAAGGCGTACTGCCAGTCGAAGCTGGCGATGCTGATCTTCGCGCTTGAGCTGCAGCGCCGCAGCGACGCCGCCGGCTGGGGCCTGATGAGCAACGCCGCACATCCGGGCTATGCCCGCACCGACCTCATTCCAAATGGTCCGGGCGCCAAGGGCCTGATGTGGCAGATCAGCAAGGCATTGCAGCCGCTGATGAGTCATTCCGCAGCGGCCGGTGCGCTGCCGACCTTGTTCGCGGCAACGTCGCCGGAGGCAAAGCCGGGTGGATACTACGGGCCGAACGGGTTTTACGAACTGAAGGGGCCGCCGGTGTCCGCCAAAATCATGCCGCGGGCGCAAGATGCCGCGGTGGCGGCCCGGCTCTGGGATGTCTCCGCCGCCCTGACGGGCGTATCATTCGATCAGGCTGCGCTGGCCGCGTGA